The following proteins are encoded in a genomic region of Terriglobales bacterium:
- a CDS encoding N-acetylmuramoyl-L-alanine amidase, which produces MKRASGNFSGSVRQFSIAALLASSLFLIASPAHAASVARKKHLSLEQYHKALQMREALRGRPESQRSPEDYERVIDAFRKVYHIAPTSTRADASVLAVGDLLTEKARLEDDEKGFKSAIGQYEFLTREYPGSKYRFEARLSIGQIYREDLDDNDAAKATFEDFLKRYPHHPLAENAKAALRDMDDEAKHPVRKHSESEKELVSSAKRSESHEDRDAQQDEEQTKAKPAALKATTAKHKGVPLVTSLRYWSTPDYTRIAIDVGDEIKYEAGRVPSPDRIYFDLYGSRLASELMGKSYDIHDGLLKKVRVAQYKPNMARVVLEVDNLAEYSAFLLPNPYRLIIDVHGRKPATQTQTAKAQESESNSDENSNSLTGVPQSRSAKAQSKTIAEKKEPATATVSNAADSTQTEAAQSRKLPLAPRAEVPLQTSDLDVSEIASLSDDPQQVKATSKPTSGPVVETVAKREPEKKAPDSVEVASAAKKGQSKKGKHKSAAMLANVHEAAPTADGDLSLIRALGLKIGRIVVDAGHGGHDTGTIGPNGLLEKDLVLDVALRLGKLLEDKLGADVVYTRKDDTFIPLETRTAIANQNEADLFISIHANSSPDPSARGVETYYLNFTRSRDALEVAARENAVSETSVHDLQDLVKKIALKEKIDESREFAATVQKSLYAGEAAKNPGVKDRGVKKAPFIVLIGANMPSILAEISFVSNPKDERKLRTPEYRQRIAESLYRGVARYAQGLSGVKVASAKEPATAGQ; this is translated from the coding sequence ATGAAGAGAGCATCAGGGAACTTCAGCGGATCTGTTCGTCAATTCTCCATCGCGGCACTGCTCGCTTCCAGCCTTTTCCTGATCGCAAGTCCAGCGCACGCAGCTAGCGTTGCGCGCAAAAAGCACCTCTCGCTGGAGCAGTACCACAAGGCCCTGCAGATGCGCGAAGCGCTCCGCGGACGACCTGAGTCGCAGCGCAGTCCCGAAGATTACGAGCGGGTCATCGATGCATTTCGCAAGGTCTATCACATAGCTCCAACGTCGACTCGCGCCGATGCCAGCGTGCTCGCTGTTGGGGATCTGCTCACGGAAAAAGCTCGGCTAGAGGATGACGAAAAGGGCTTCAAATCCGCCATTGGTCAATATGAATTCCTGACGCGCGAATATCCGGGCAGTAAGTATCGCTTCGAAGCTCGTTTGAGCATTGGCCAGATCTATCGTGAGGACCTCGACGACAACGACGCCGCAAAAGCCACATTCGAAGATTTCCTGAAACGGTACCCGCACCATCCCCTCGCCGAAAACGCCAAAGCCGCCCTGCGCGACATGGACGATGAAGCCAAACATCCTGTGCGCAAGCATTCGGAAAGCGAGAAAGAGCTGGTTTCATCGGCGAAACGTAGCGAGTCACACGAAGATCGAGACGCTCAGCAGGATGAGGAACAAACAAAGGCCAAGCCTGCTGCTTTGAAGGCCACGACGGCCAAGCACAAGGGCGTTCCCCTGGTCACAAGTTTGCGCTACTGGTCGACTCCGGATTACACGCGCATCGCAATCGATGTTGGCGATGAGATCAAGTACGAAGCTGGACGCGTCCCCTCGCCAGATCGAATTTACTTCGATCTCTACGGCAGCCGCCTGGCTTCCGAGTTGATGGGCAAGAGCTATGACATTCACGATGGTCTGCTCAAGAAAGTCCGTGTGGCACAGTACAAGCCCAACATGGCGCGCGTAGTGCTCGAAGTCGATAATCTCGCCGAATACTCCGCGTTCCTGCTGCCGAACCCCTATCGGCTGATCATCGACGTTCACGGCAGAAAGCCGGCAACGCAAACACAAACAGCCAAGGCACAGGAATCCGAGTCCAATTCCGACGAAAATTCAAATTCTTTGACTGGCGTGCCGCAGTCGCGGTCGGCGAAAGCTCAAAGCAAAACGATTGCGGAAAAGAAAGAACCTGCTACTGCTACGGTTTCAAATGCCGCTGACTCAACGCAAACCGAAGCCGCGCAATCGAGAAAGCTGCCACTCGCTCCGCGAGCTGAAGTGCCGCTGCAAACTTCGGATCTCGACGTCTCGGAAATCGCTTCCTTGAGCGATGACCCTCAGCAGGTCAAGGCCACGAGTAAGCCGACGAGTGGACCAGTGGTCGAGACAGTCGCGAAACGTGAGCCAGAGAAGAAGGCGCCAGATTCCGTCGAAGTTGCGTCGGCGGCTAAGAAGGGGCAGTCCAAAAAGGGAAAGCATAAATCGGCAGCAATGCTGGCGAACGTGCACGAAGCCGCGCCGACAGCCGATGGCGATCTTTCGCTTATTCGCGCGCTCGGTCTGAAGATCGGCCGGATCGTGGTCGATGCCGGTCATGGCGGGCACGACACGGGAACCATCGGTCCTAATGGCCTGCTCGAGAAGGACCTCGTTCTCGACGTGGCGCTGCGCCTGGGCAAGCTGCTCGAAGATAAGCTCGGCGCCGATGTCGTATACACGCGTAAGGACGACACCTTCATTCCCCTGGAAACGCGCACGGCTATCGCGAACCAAAACGAAGCTGATCTATTCATCTCCATTCACGCAAACTCCAGCCCTGATCCTTCCGCACGAGGCGTGGAAACCTACTATCTCAACTTCACGCGTTCTCGCGACGCGCTCGAAGTGGCTGCGCGCGAAAATGCCGTTTCGGAGACTTCCGTTCACGACCTGCAGGATCTGGTGAAGAAAATCGCGCTGAAAGAGAAGATCGACGAATCGCGCGAGTTCGCCGCCACTGTCCAGAAATCGCTCTATGCAGGCGAAGCAGCCAAGAACCCTGGAGTGAAGGATCGCGGAGTCAAGAAGGCTCCGTTCATTGTGCTGATTGGCGCCAATATGCCGTCGATCCTCGCGGAAATTTCTTTTGTCAGCAATCCGAAGGACGAACGCAAACTGCGCACGCCCGAGTACCGCCAGCGCATCGCCGAGTCTCTGTATCGAGGAGTCGCGCGCTACGCACAGGGGCTAAGCGGAGTTAAGGTCGCCAGCGCCAAAGAGCCGGCGACAGCGGGGCAGTGA